From the genome of Pseudoxanthomonas sp.:
CGACACCGGCTCATAGCGCTCCGAGCCACCGAACGGCGTCATCGTCGCCGCATACGCCTTGATGCCATGCTGGTGCAGGCGCTGCGCGATCTGCCGGTAGGCCAGGATCATGTCGTCGGCATTGCGGCCCGGAACCATCTCCGGCGCACCGCCGTGGCGGATGTCATTGATGCCTTCGAACAGGATCACCTGGTCAGCCTGCGACACCGCGATCACATCGCGATCCAGGCGTGCCAGCGCGCTGTGGCTGCGGCCCGGATCCATCACCTTGTTGCCGCTGATGCCCTGGTTGAGCACGACGAACTGGTCCGGGCACACCTGCTGCAGGCGCGTGCCCAGCAGCTCAGGCCACTGTCCGTGGCTGCCACGCGTCGCGGTGGCGCCTTCGGTGATCGAATCGCCCAGCGCCACGACAATCGTCGGCTTGGTCGCGCGTTCGGCATACACCGCCGAAACCACGTTCTGCAGGTAGGACAGCTTCACCGTGTCGGCCACCGCGGCGACCTTGCCTTCGGCCACGCGCAGTGGCGTGCGGCGCACGACGGCAATCGTCGGTTCGGGAAAGTAGACCGTCAATGCGACTTCAGCCATCGCTGGCACGGACAGCGGCACCGGGTCACTGAGCAACGCCGCGCCGATCGGCACCACGATGTCGTTGCGCCCGTCGAAGGTCACCGGCAGCGGCTTGCCCTTGCCGCCTGCCAGTTGCGCCGACAACGCACTCACCTTCAACGGCGCCACGCCCAGCTCGTTGCTGATCCGGAAACGCAGCGCCTTGGCCGAAGTGCCCAGGCGCATGTCCTGGCGCACGGT
Proteins encoded in this window:
- a CDS encoding GDSL-type esterase/lipase family protein, whose amino-acid sequence is MAACIAALPARAQVWVPAWTASPAPDRKDGTPDKPVQFANQTVRQDMRLGTSAKALRFRISNELGVAPLKVSALSAQLAGGKGKPLPVTFDGRNDIVVPIGAALLSDPVPLSVPAMAEVALTVYFPEPTIAVVRRTPLRVAEGKVAAVADTVKLSYLQNVVSAVYAERATKPTIVVALGDSITEGATATRGSHGQWPELLGTRLQQVCPDQFVVLNQGISGNKVMDPGRSHSALARLDRDVIAVSQADQVILFEGINDIRHGGAPEMVPGRNADDMILAYRQIAQRLHQHGIKAYAATMTPFGGSERYEPVSAKTRTTLNTWMRGKDSGFDALLDFDKTLRDPTRPESLPDNITRDHLHPNDEGYVRLANAIDLSLFGCRAK